The following are from one region of the Variovorax sp. V213 genome:
- a CDS encoding ABC transporter substrate-binding protein, with translation MRLNLIAAALAASALLTGIAAHADQLADIKKKGELVVGVLGTDEPATFIDPKTRQIVGYEVDLVNAIAKKIGVKPVLKQIAVAARIPELQQGHVDLVAAGLTHNKEREAQIDFSLTTFVTGQKAIVKKDSGITDVPQLAGKKVLTIRGGTQEPNIRKAVPTAEVVTFDTSQQAFQALQQGKGVGYVDDEAALLRSYAKLGPQKAQYVVLKQNLSTEALAIGIKKGESGLKGVVDDTLRELEKSGEAQKIFVKWYGPATASGFQTRDFKLESDKID, from the coding sequence ATGCGCCTGAACCTCATTGCCGCGGCCCTCGCGGCCTCCGCCCTGCTGACGGGCATCGCCGCCCATGCGGACCAGCTCGCCGACATCAAGAAAAAGGGCGAACTCGTGGTCGGCGTGCTCGGCACCGACGAGCCCGCCACTTTCATCGATCCGAAGACGCGCCAGATCGTCGGCTACGAAGTCGACCTGGTGAACGCCATTGCCAAGAAGATCGGCGTGAAGCCGGTGCTCAAGCAGATTGCAGTGGCCGCGCGCATTCCCGAACTGCAGCAGGGCCATGTGGACCTGGTGGCCGCCGGCCTCACGCACAACAAGGAGCGCGAGGCGCAGATCGATTTCTCGCTGACCACCTTCGTCACCGGCCAGAAGGCCATCGTGAAGAAGGACAGCGGCATCACCGACGTGCCGCAGCTCGCCGGCAAGAAGGTGCTGACCATCCGCGGCGGCACGCAGGAACCCAACATCCGCAAGGCCGTGCCCACCGCCGAGGTCGTGACCTTCGACACCAGCCAGCAGGCCTTCCAGGCGCTGCAGCAGGGCAAGGGCGTCGGCTATGTGGATGACGAGGCCGCGCTGCTGCGCAGCTACGCCAAGCTGGGCCCGCAGAAGGCCCAGTATGTGGTGCTCAAGCAGAACCTGAGCACCGAGGCGCTGGCCATCGGCATCAAGAAGGGCGAGAGCGGGCTGAAGGGCGTGGTGGACGACACGCTGCGCGAACTCGAGAAGTCGGGTGAAGCGCAGAAGATCTTCGTCAAGTGGTACGGCCCGGCCACGGCTTCCGGATTCCAGACGCGCGACTTCAAGCTCGAGAGCGACAAGATCGACTGA
- a CDS encoding LuxR C-terminal-related transcriptional regulator, translating to MSIYVIDDHPLMRDAIVMVLRRLRPAENIVELERLDKLASSVQQRGAPTLFCLDLKLPDTNGVSGVVAVKQVYPNVPIAVYSAAPAGDMEDACIEAGADTYIEKSASSAELTAALRGLLMAGSEEGEEPALASNSKLSKRQTQLIAMLDKGMSNRDIATDLEISEHTVKVHLWRLFRRLGVKSRTQALHYARTNGLISSN from the coding sequence ATGAGCATTTATGTCATCGACGACCACCCCCTGATGCGCGACGCGATCGTGATGGTGTTGCGGCGCCTGCGGCCGGCCGAGAACATCGTCGAGCTCGAGCGTCTCGACAAGCTCGCGAGTTCGGTCCAGCAGCGCGGTGCGCCCACCCTCTTCTGCCTGGACCTGAAGCTGCCCGACACCAACGGCGTTTCGGGCGTGGTCGCAGTCAAGCAGGTCTATCCCAACGTGCCGATCGCCGTGTATTCGGCGGCGCCGGCCGGGGACATGGAAGACGCCTGCATCGAGGCGGGCGCCGACACCTACATCGAGAAGTCGGCCAGCTCGGCCGAGCTGACCGCAGCCCTGCGCGGCCTGCTGATGGCCGGCTCCGAAGAAGGGGAAGAGCCTGCGCTGGCCAGCAACAGCAAGCTCTCCAAGCGCCAGACGCAGCTGATTGCCATGCTCGACAAGGGCATGAGCAACCGCGACATCGCCACCGACCTGGAGATCAGCGAGCACACCGTGAAGGTGCACCTGTGGCGCCTGTTCCGGCGGCTGGGCGTGAAGAGCCGCACGCAGGCGCTGCACTATGCGCGTACCAATGGGTTGATTTCAAGCAACTAG
- the ispH gene encoding 4-hydroxy-3-methylbut-2-enyl diphosphate reductase yields MNPSIEEVILAEPRGFCAGVDRAIEIVERALAKFGAPIYVRHEIVHNTYVVNELKAKGAIFIEDLADVPPGATLVFSAHGVSKAVQQEARDRGFEIFDATCPLVTKVHVEVAKLAKEGYEFIMIGHKGHPEVEGTMGQLSSGIHLVEDVEDVAKVAPAQSDRLAVVTQTTLSVDDAAEIAAAVRARFPKVREPKQQDICYATQNRQDAVKIMSPQVDLVIVVGSPTSSNSNRLRELAQRLGTESYMVDSADELKPEWFEGKSRIGLTAGASAPEVLVHEVIERVRALGAVSVRKMDGIEETIKFPLPKGLKLDDIPPPGHIS; encoded by the coding sequence ATGAACCCGAGCATCGAAGAAGTCATCCTCGCCGAACCGCGCGGCTTTTGCGCGGGCGTGGACCGCGCCATCGAGATCGTCGAGCGTGCCCTTGCCAAGTTCGGTGCGCCAATCTATGTGCGCCACGAGATCGTGCACAACACCTACGTGGTCAACGAGCTCAAGGCCAAGGGCGCGATCTTCATCGAAGACCTGGCCGACGTGCCGCCCGGTGCGACGCTGGTGTTCAGCGCGCATGGCGTGAGCAAGGCGGTGCAGCAGGAGGCGCGCGACCGCGGCTTCGAGATTTTCGACGCCACCTGCCCGCTGGTGACCAAGGTGCACGTCGAGGTCGCCAAGCTCGCCAAGGAAGGCTACGAGTTCATCATGATCGGCCACAAGGGGCACCCTGAGGTCGAGGGCACCATGGGCCAGCTTTCGAGCGGCATCCACCTGGTGGAAGACGTGGAAGACGTGGCCAAGGTGGCACCCGCGCAGAGCGACAGGCTTGCTGTCGTCACGCAGACCACGCTCAGCGTGGACGACGCGGCCGAAATCGCGGCGGCCGTGCGCGCGCGTTTTCCGAAGGTGCGCGAGCCCAAGCAGCAGGACATCTGCTACGCCACGCAGAACCGCCAGGATGCAGTCAAGATCATGAGCCCGCAGGTCGACCTGGTGATCGTGGTCGGCAGCCCCACCAGCTCCAACAGCAACCGGCTGCGCGAACTGGCGCAGCGCCTCGGCACCGAAAGCTACATGGTCGATTCGGCCGACGAGCTCAAGCCCGAGTGGTTCGAGGGCAAGAGCCGCATCGGACTCACGGCCGGTGCCTCCGCCCCCGAAGTGCTGGTGCACGAAGTGATCGAGCGCGTCAGGGCGCTCGGCGCGGTGTCGGTCCGCAAGATGGACGGCATCGAGGAAACCATCAAGTTTCCGCTCCCCAAGGGCCTCAAGCTCGACGACATTCCTCCCCCGGGACACATCTCTTGA
- the radC gene encoding DNA repair protein RadC translates to MAFKDLPAHARPREKLIARGAGALADAELLALLLRTGVAGKNVLQLAQELLDHFGGLSGLLQTGAEDLKVIKGMGGDAKRAELIAVLELARRAMAERLKERAVFDSPEAVKQYLQLHIGSRSYEVFAVLFLDAQHRLIVLEELFRGTLTQTSVYPREVVTRALHHRAAAVVLSHNHPSGSIEPSRADESLTQTLGAALALIDVRVLDHVIVSAGQSFSMAEKGLL, encoded by the coding sequence ATGGCATTCAAGGATCTCCCCGCCCACGCCCGCCCGCGCGAAAAACTCATCGCGCGGGGTGCCGGCGCGCTGGCCGACGCCGAACTGCTGGCGTTGCTGCTGCGCACGGGCGTGGCCGGAAAAAACGTGCTCCAGCTCGCCCAGGAGCTGCTCGACCACTTCGGAGGCCTTTCGGGGCTGCTCCAGACCGGCGCCGAAGATCTCAAGGTGATCAAGGGCATGGGCGGCGACGCCAAGCGCGCCGAACTCATCGCAGTGCTCGAACTGGCGCGCCGCGCGATGGCCGAGCGGCTCAAGGAGCGAGCGGTGTTCGATTCCCCCGAGGCGGTGAAGCAGTACCTGCAGCTGCACATCGGATCGCGCTCCTACGAGGTGTTTGCGGTGCTGTTTCTCGACGCGCAGCACCGGCTGATCGTGCTCGAGGAGCTGTTTCGCGGAACGCTCACCCAGACCAGCGTCTACCCGCGCGAGGTGGTCACGCGCGCGCTGCACCACCGGGCCGCGGCCGTGGTGCTGTCGCATAACCATCCCAGCGGCAGCATCGAACCCTCCCGGGCCGACGAGTCGCTGACGCAAACGCTGGGCGCTGCGCTCGCGCTGATCGACGTGCGCGTGCTCGACCACGTGATCGTCAGCGCCGGCCAGAGCTTTTCAATGGCCGAGAAAGGGCTGCTCTGA
- a CDS encoding peptidylprolyl isomerase, translating to MSHVVTSGSFLTLHYRLAGPAGDIINTFADKPATLSLGTGELSPAMEQRLMGLEEGTHATFELPAGEAFGERNPEMQQWVARKLLAQMGDPDEQYAVGDVVQFPTPDGTGSYAGAVVESNETAVRFDFNHPLAGQPVTFEVRLIGVL from the coding sequence ATGTCCCACGTTGTGACTTCCGGCTCGTTCCTGACCCTGCACTACCGGCTGGCCGGTCCGGCGGGCGACATCATCAACACTTTCGCCGACAAACCCGCGACCCTGTCACTGGGCACCGGCGAGCTTTCGCCCGCCATGGAGCAGCGGCTCATGGGCCTGGAAGAGGGCACGCACGCCACCTTCGAGCTGCCCGCCGGCGAGGCCTTTGGCGAGCGCAACCCCGAGATGCAGCAGTGGGTGGCCAGGAAGCTGCTGGCGCAGATGGGCGACCCCGACGAGCAATACGCGGTCGGCGACGTGGTGCAGTTCCCCACGCCCGACGGCACGGGCAGCTACGCGGGCGCGGTGGTCGAATCGAACGAGACCGCGGTGCGCTTCGACTTCAACCATCCGCTGGCCGGGCAACCCGTGACCTTCGAGGTCCGGTTGATCGGGGTGCTATGA
- a CDS encoding VOC family protein, giving the protein MQAYLTFNGNAAEALAFYAKALGGKVIFSMTFGESPMGAETPAAYKEKIMHATLEARGHQLMASDIPPGMPFEGHKGFSLSVQGNNVDEGKKLFDALAEGGEVTMPYGPQFWAVGFGMLKDKFGVPWMVNCEK; this is encoded by the coding sequence ATGCAAGCCTATCTGACATTCAACGGCAACGCGGCCGAGGCACTGGCCTTCTACGCGAAGGCGCTGGGCGGCAAGGTCATCTTCAGCATGACCTTCGGCGAAAGCCCCATGGGCGCGGAAACGCCCGCCGCGTACAAGGAAAAGATCATGCACGCCACGCTAGAGGCCCGCGGCCACCAGCTGATGGCCTCCGACATCCCTCCCGGCATGCCCTTCGAGGGCCACAAGGGCTTTTCGCTGTCGGTGCAGGGCAACAACGTGGACGAAGGGAAGAAGCTCTTCGACGCGCTGGCCGAGGGCGGCGAAGTGACGATGCCCTACGGCCCGCAGTTCTGGGCCGTCGGCTTCGGCATGCTGAAGGACAAGTTCGGCGTGCCGTGGATGGTGAACTGCGAAAAGTAA
- the serS gene encoding serine--tRNA ligase: MLDITLLRKDLASAVAGLEKRKKNQPYLDVAAFTALEGERKTLQTRTEEIQARRNTLNKQIGPLKAKGESTDALMAEVNALKAEQESQSKRLEEIQPELQALLLAVPNLPHASVPVGEDETGNVEMRRWSPQGGAGANAVPLAFTPKDHVDLGAPLGLDFEMGAKLAGSRFTVMKGPIARLHRALAQFMLDIQTEKHGYAECYVPYIVNAATLSGTGQLPKFEGDLFAAKKGGQDGEPAPDHSALYLIPTSEVPLTNFVRDEVVAEAQLPIRLTAHTPCFRSEAGSAGRDTRGMIRQHQFDKVEMVQIVHPEKSYEALEQMTGHAEAVLQALELPYRVVLLCTGDMGFGATKTYDLEVWLPAQDTYREISSVSNCEAFQARRLQARFKNAQGKNELVHTLNGSGLAVGRTLVAVLENHQNEDGSINVPAALRPYLGGKELLRG, translated from the coding sequence ATGCTTGACATCACTCTGCTCCGCAAAGACTTGGCCTCCGCCGTCGCCGGCCTCGAAAAACGCAAGAAGAACCAGCCCTACCTCGACGTGGCGGCGTTCACCGCGCTCGAGGGCGAGCGCAAGACGCTGCAAACCCGCACCGAGGAAATCCAGGCCCGCCGCAACACGCTGAACAAGCAGATCGGCCCCCTCAAGGCCAAGGGCGAATCGACCGATGCGCTGATGGCCGAAGTCAATGCGCTCAAGGCCGAGCAGGAGTCGCAGTCCAAGCGTCTCGAAGAGATCCAGCCCGAGCTGCAGGCGCTGCTGCTGGCGGTGCCCAACCTGCCGCACGCCAGCGTGCCGGTCGGCGAGGACGAGACCGGCAATGTCGAAATGCGCCGCTGGAGCCCGCAGGGCGGCGCCGGCGCCAACGCCGTGCCGCTGGCCTTCACGCCAAAGGACCATGTGGACCTCGGCGCGCCGCTGGGGCTCGACTTCGAGATGGGCGCCAAGCTCGCGGGCTCGCGCTTTACCGTCATGAAGGGGCCGATTGCCCGCCTGCACCGCGCGCTCGCGCAGTTCATGCTCGACATCCAGACCGAGAAGCACGGCTATGCCGAGTGCTACGTGCCCTACATCGTCAACGCCGCCACCCTGAGCGGCACCGGCCAGCTGCCCAAGTTCGAAGGCGACCTGTTCGCCGCGAAGAAGGGCGGCCAGGACGGCGAACCCGCACCCGACCATTCGGCGCTGTACCTGATTCCCACCAGCGAGGTGCCGCTGACCAACTTCGTGCGCGACGAGGTGGTGGCCGAGGCGCAACTGCCGATCAGGCTCACCGCCCATACGCCGTGCTTCCGCTCCGAAGCCGGCAGCGCGGGCCGCGACACGCGCGGCATGATCCGCCAGCACCAGTTCGACAAGGTCGAGATGGTGCAGATCGTCCACCCCGAGAAGAGCTACGAGGCGCTCGAGCAGATGACCGGCCACGCCGAAGCCGTGCTGCAGGCGCTGGAGCTGCCGTACCGCGTGGTGCTGCTGTGCACCGGCGACATGGGCTTTGGCGCCACCAAGACCTACGACCTCGAGGTGTGGCTGCCCGCGCAGGACACGTACCGCGAAATCAGCTCGGTATCGAATTGCGAAGCTTTCCAGGCGCGCCGCCTGCAGGCCCGGTTCAAGAATGCGCAAGGCAAGAACGAACTCGTCCATACGCTCAACGGCTCGGGCCTGGCGGTCGGCCGCACGCTGGTCGCAGTGCTCGAAAACCACCAGAACGAGGATGGCTCGATCAACGTCCCTGCCGCGCTGCGGCCTTACCTTGGCGGGAAGGAACTGCTGCGCGGCTGA
- a CDS encoding group II truncated hemoglobin: protein MQIHEKPPADTPFEWIGGEPRVQALVDRFYDLMELEPAYAQLRAVHGTSLENARQRLFWFLCGWLGGPQHYTDRFGHPMLRARHLPRSIGGHSIGIKERDQWLACMDQAMGETGVPEGLRARLRDSFFQTADWMRNRGEQ, encoded by the coding sequence ATGCAGATTCACGAAAAGCCACCCGCCGACACGCCCTTCGAATGGATCGGCGGCGAACCCAGGGTGCAGGCGCTGGTCGATCGCTTCTACGACCTGATGGAGCTCGAGCCGGCCTATGCGCAGCTGCGCGCGGTGCACGGCACCAGCCTCGAGAATGCGCGCCAGCGGCTCTTCTGGTTCCTGTGCGGCTGGCTCGGCGGCCCGCAGCACTACACCGACCGCTTCGGGCATCCGATGCTGCGCGCGCGCCATCTGCCGCGGAGCATCGGCGGCCACAGCATCGGCATCAAGGAGCGCGACCAGTGGCTGGCCTGCATGGACCAGGCCATGGGCGAGACGGGCGTGCCCGAGGGATTGCGCGCACGCCTGCGCGACTCCTTCTTCCAGACTGCCGACTGGATGCGCAATCGCGGCGAGCAATAG
- a CDS encoding sensor histidine kinase, with translation MANASIASVTPVPASADEAESWVRGELIRSLMRSARGSYIVSAALMPLMVGLNWSYIPHWELLTWLAAGFIATACRAWGAKVYAVRYAGRSAAAQQQFTERYGFIWSTSAVVWGASILLFFERTPQVNQFMSWLIVAGVGTFPLNGLALHPPLLKRYVNTLFITMLGAVLIRLVSINIVEPHFQYGFLMPILPILHWFLLLRAGRNIHETARNSLELLFHNHILIKSLTQQRQAAVAAVAMKNRFLASAAHDMRQPVLALSLYADWLRNEPELVLELAPKIVRATHAVNALFDSMFDLARIDSGQVRLHIERVDVAELLHDLELQYRPVAESRGLDFRVHVTEGSFLTDPIRVRRMIGNLLANAIKYTADGGVLLASRQTRDGLRIEVWDTGIGIAPEHLRDVFLEFYKVADHAGTSDGFGLGLAIVARLSHVLGHPVSVRSRLGSGSVFRVALHDADEAVAQARVSASGG, from the coding sequence ATGGCCAATGCGTCGATCGCGAGCGTGACACCGGTTCCGGCTTCGGCCGATGAAGCCGAATCGTGGGTACGCGGCGAGCTGATCCGCAGCCTGATGCGGTCCGCGCGCGGCTCCTACATCGTCTCGGCGGCGCTCATGCCGTTGATGGTCGGCCTCAACTGGAGCTACATCCCGCACTGGGAACTGCTCACATGGCTGGCCGCCGGCTTCATTGCCACCGCTTGCCGTGCCTGGGGCGCCAAGGTCTATGCAGTGCGATATGCCGGCCGGAGCGCAGCCGCGCAGCAGCAATTCACCGAGCGCTATGGTTTCATCTGGAGCACCAGCGCGGTGGTCTGGGGCGCGTCGATCCTGCTGTTCTTCGAGCGCACGCCCCAGGTCAACCAGTTCATGAGCTGGCTCATCGTGGCCGGCGTCGGTACTTTTCCGCTCAACGGGCTGGCGCTGCATCCGCCGCTGCTCAAGCGCTACGTCAATACGCTGTTCATCACGATGCTGGGGGCGGTTTTGATCCGGCTCGTCAGCATCAACATCGTGGAGCCGCATTTCCAGTACGGCTTCCTGATGCCGATCCTGCCGATCCTGCATTGGTTTCTGCTGCTGCGCGCTGGGCGCAACATTCACGAGACGGCGCGCAACAGCCTGGAGCTGCTGTTCCACAACCACATCCTGATCAAGTCGCTCACGCAGCAGCGGCAGGCGGCGGTGGCGGCCGTGGCCATGAAGAACCGCTTTCTCGCCAGTGCCGCGCACGACATGCGCCAGCCGGTGCTGGCGTTGTCGCTGTATGCCGACTGGCTGCGCAACGAGCCGGAGCTGGTGCTGGAACTCGCGCCCAAGATCGTTCGCGCCACGCATGCCGTGAACGCGCTGTTCGACTCCATGTTCGACCTGGCGCGCATCGACTCGGGCCAGGTGCGGCTGCACATCGAGCGCGTGGACGTGGCCGAGCTGCTGCATGACCTCGAGCTGCAATACCGCCCCGTGGCCGAAAGCCGCGGCCTCGATTTCCGCGTGCACGTGACCGAAGGCAGCTTCCTGACCGATCCGATCCGCGTGCGCCGCATGATCGGCAACCTGCTTGCCAACGCCATCAAGTACACCGCTGACGGCGGCGTGCTGCTGGCCTCGCGGCAAACGCGCGACGGCCTGCGCATCGAGGTGTGGGACACCGGCATCGGCATTGCGCCCGAACACCTGCGCGACGTGTTCCTGGAGTTCTACAAGGTCGCCGACCACGCCGGCACTTCCGACGGCTTCGGCCTCGGCCTCGCCATCGTCGCCCGCCTCTCCCACGTGCTCGGCCACCCCGTCAGCGTGCGCTCTCGCCTCGGCAGCGGCAGCGTGTTCCGCGTCGCACTGCACGACGCCGACGAAGCCGTCGCCCAGGCCCGCGTCAGCGCCTCCGGCGGCTGA
- a CDS encoding threonine/serine dehydratase: MTNENTNWRSEIDSASRRLRERSGDFLRQTPLWRLPASAFGLTVPGVQVWLKLEHMQVSGSFKARGMMNRLLVNDIPDSGVVVASGGNAGIATAAAAKALGVRCQVFLPGVSPEAKRARLRALGAEVIVVGELYPDALAACLARQQETGALLTHAYDQPEVVAGAGTLGVEIEAEGGLPDSVLVSVGGGGLIGGLAGWFEKRARVVALEPEKAPTLFRARAAGEPVDVDVGGIAADSLGARRIGAISWEITQKYVQDALLLSDESIRAAQQWLWKELKLAVEPAAALPLAALQTGAYVPREGEKVCLIVCGANVDPATVA; the protein is encoded by the coding sequence TTGACCAACGAAAACACCAACTGGCGCTCTGAAATAGACAGCGCCTCCCGCCGCCTGCGCGAACGCTCCGGCGATTTCCTGCGCCAGACCCCGCTCTGGAGGCTGCCGGCTTCCGCCTTCGGCCTGACGGTGCCGGGTGTGCAGGTATGGCTCAAGCTCGAGCACATGCAGGTAAGCGGCAGTTTCAAGGCGCGCGGCATGATGAACCGCCTGCTGGTCAACGACATTCCCGATAGCGGCGTGGTCGTTGCCTCCGGTGGCAATGCGGGCATTGCCACCGCAGCGGCCGCCAAGGCGCTGGGCGTGCGCTGCCAGGTGTTCCTCCCCGGCGTCTCGCCCGAAGCCAAGCGTGCGCGGCTGCGCGCGCTGGGCGCCGAAGTGATCGTTGTCGGCGAGCTGTACCCGGACGCGCTGGCCGCCTGCCTCGCGCGCCAGCAGGAAACCGGCGCCTTGCTGACCCATGCCTACGACCAGCCCGAAGTCGTGGCCGGCGCGGGCACGCTGGGGGTCGAAATCGAAGCCGAGGGCGGCCTGCCCGATTCGGTGCTCGTGAGCGTCGGCGGGGGCGGGCTGATCGGCGGGCTCGCCGGCTGGTTCGAAAAGCGCGCCCGCGTGGTGGCGCTCGAGCCCGAGAAGGCGCCCACGCTGTTCCGCGCCCGCGCCGCCGGCGAGCCGGTCGACGTCGACGTGGGCGGCATTGCGGCCGATTCGCTCGGCGCGCGCCGCATCGGCGCCATTTCCTGGGAAATCACCCAGAAATACGTGCAGGACGCGCTGCTGCTGTCCGACGAATCCATTCGCGCCGCGCAGCAGTGGCTTTGGAAGGAACTGAAGCTCGCCGTGGAGCCGGCCGCCGCGCTGCCGCTGGCGGCGCTGCAGACCGGCGCCTACGTGCCGCGCGAAGGCGAGAAGGTGTGCCTGATCGTCTGCGGGGCGAACGTCGATCCCGCCACCGTCGCCTGA
- a CDS encoding NAD(P)/FAD-dependent oxidoreductase, with translation MNSIVIIGGGHAAAQLCAGLAQAGLGAHVHLVCEEACEPYHRPPLSKSFLKSAEETTQPHKAADWYREAGITLHLGDAAVSVDREAHTVTLRSGAVLPWERLVLATGTRARQMPDLKPGLENVASLRAADEAHRLRSRLADAQQVTVLGGGFIGLEVAATAKALGKGVQVIESAPRLLGRAVSPELSAHVLATHRAAGIDVVLGARTGAFEVEGARLLSLQVNGVKQPVDLLLLGIGAVPETALAQAAGIECADGIVVDGHMQTSAADVLAVGDCTRFPDRRAGRALRLESVQNASDQARTAVATLTGAARPHDALPWFWSDQGSMRLQMVGLMPAEGTPGLTSVRRAGPKPDAFSLFHYVDGQLVCVESVNAPVDHMMSRKLLEAGLSPEAAAVADASIPLKNHLS, from the coding sequence ATGAATTCCATCGTCATCATCGGCGGCGGCCACGCCGCGGCCCAGCTGTGCGCCGGATTGGCCCAGGCGGGGCTGGGCGCGCACGTGCACCTGGTCTGCGAGGAGGCTTGCGAGCCGTACCATCGCCCGCCCTTGTCCAAGTCGTTTCTCAAGAGCGCCGAGGAAACCACGCAGCCGCACAAGGCGGCCGACTGGTACCGCGAGGCGGGCATCACGCTGCACCTGGGCGATGCGGCCGTGTCCGTCGACCGCGAGGCGCACACCGTCACGCTGCGGTCGGGCGCCGTCCTGCCCTGGGAGCGGCTCGTGCTGGCGACCGGCACGCGTGCCCGCCAGATGCCCGACCTGAAGCCGGGGCTCGAAAACGTCGCCAGCCTGCGCGCCGCCGATGAAGCGCATCGCCTGCGTTCGCGGCTCGCCGACGCGCAGCAGGTCACGGTGCTGGGCGGCGGCTTCATCGGGCTCGAAGTGGCGGCCACGGCCAAGGCACTCGGCAAGGGCGTGCAGGTGATCGAAAGCGCGCCGCGCCTGCTGGGCCGTGCCGTGTCGCCCGAGCTCTCGGCCCATGTGCTCGCAACGCATCGCGCGGCGGGCATCGACGTCGTGCTTGGCGCGCGTACCGGCGCGTTCGAGGTCGAAGGGGCGCGGCTGCTTTCGCTCCAGGTCAACGGCGTGAAGCAGCCGGTGGACCTGCTGCTGCTGGGCATTGGCGCCGTGCCCGAAACCGCGCTGGCGCAGGCCGCCGGCATCGAATGCGCCGACGGCATCGTGGTCGATGGCCACATGCAGACCAGCGCGGCCGACGTGCTCGCGGTGGGCGACTGCACGCGCTTTCCCGATCGGCGCGCGGGGCGCGCGCTGCGGCTCGAATCGGTGCAGAACGCTAGCGACCAGGCGCGCACTGCGGTCGCCACGCTGACCGGCGCCGCACGGCCGCACGATGCCCTGCCGTGGTTCTGGTCCGACCAGGGCAGCATGCGCCTGCAGATGGTCGGCCTGATGCCCGCCGAAGGCACGCCGGGGTTGACCAGCGTGCGGCGTGCCGGGCCCAAGCCCGATGCGTTCTCGCTATTCCACTATGTCGATGGGCAGCTGGTGTGCGTCGAATCGGTCAACGCGCCTGTCGATCACATGATGAGCCGCAAGCTGCTCGAAGCGGGGCTCAGTCCCGAGGCGGCAGCGGTGGCGGATGCGTCGATCCCCCTGAAGAACCACTTGTCCTAG
- a CDS encoding Smr/MutS family protein → MASRTPPLKNLADLKQVQRTLAETREREAAAATAKSAAERKRAAEKDLFTRAIGATEPLRRKAAVPLAPEPPAPIPVQHQLDEQRVLRESLSDEFDVTTLLDVDDAMSFRRPGIGTDVTARLRKGDWSIQSQIDLHGMRSDEAREALGGFIRNACKQGLRCVRVVHGKGLGSPGRQPVLKTKAQRWLIQKNEVIAFVQAKPAEGGAGALVVLLAPARR, encoded by the coding sequence ATGGCTTCCCGCACGCCGCCCCTCAAGAACCTGGCGGACCTCAAGCAGGTGCAGCGCACGCTCGCCGAAACCCGCGAGCGCGAAGCGGCCGCCGCAACCGCCAAGTCCGCGGCGGAACGCAAGCGCGCCGCCGAGAAAGACCTGTTCACGCGCGCCATCGGTGCCACGGAGCCGCTTCGCCGCAAGGCCGCGGTGCCGCTCGCGCCCGAGCCGCCGGCGCCCATCCCGGTGCAGCACCAGCTCGACGAACAGCGCGTGCTGCGCGAGTCGCTCTCCGACGAATTCGACGTGACCACCCTGCTCGACGTCGACGACGCCATGAGCTTTCGCCGTCCAGGCATCGGCACCGACGTGACCGCGCGGCTGCGCAAGGGCGACTGGAGCATCCAGTCGCAAATCGACCTGCACGGCATGCGCAGCGACGAGGCGCGCGAAGCGCTTGGCGGCTTCATCCGCAACGCCTGCAAGCAGGGTCTGCGCTGCGTGCGCGTGGTGCACGGCAAGGGCCTGGGCTCGCCAGGCAGGCAGCCGGTGCTCAAGACCAAGGCGCAGCGCTGGCTGATCCAGAAGAACGAGGTGATCGCCTTCGTGCAGGCCAAGCCCGCCGAGGGCGGCGCGGGCGCCCTGGTGGTCCTGCTGGCGCCAGCGCGCCGCTGA